A single region of the Sciurus carolinensis chromosome 16, mSciCar1.2, whole genome shotgun sequence genome encodes:
- the C16H16orf46 gene encoding uncharacterized protein C16orf46 homolog isoform X2 — protein sequence MDLCQESETHLENNENNEIQSTEETELTFICPDGKSEKNHVCSLLNISDITLEDDERATELVMGTGWEEAVRGWGKISPTACMWPRKKLKKARVGESANSNCLFCLSLAQGSLEASLPTETGKLEAGAVAEGGLEKNRSSTLQTQGPYQGPNTASREVNKMCFPHYIHGEKKSLQIKEFLWCVEDWAPEINGGKAAGSLSGGANRGLSISDSLTSKALLVLPPLKPSPSSSLDVLGTKNKSVTWQMEDKMPSVEKDECVACAHALETVDGKGKKRPLELAKLKVHTTPAFPAVRTAPLADIEQCYLRWPFLPKKSLLYPSRLSPVHYLATLQLLQKQEVQRHKAKFRAKELRPPRNTRKYDLTEATQENRPRMLETKMFSRPLLPSLTLRKKIK from the exons ATGGATCTCTGTCAGGAAAGTGAGactcatttagaaaataatgaaaataatgaaattcaaaGCACAGAAGAAACTGAACTAACCTTTATTTGTCCAGATGGAAAGAGTGAAAAGAATCATGTGTGTTCTCTTCTCAACATCAGTGATATTACGCTTGAAGACGACGAAAGAGCCACCGAGTTGGTTATGGGCACTGGCTGGGAAGAAGCC GTCCGAGGCTGGGGAAAGATTTCTCCAACTGCCTGCATGTGGCCAAGGAAGAAACTAAAAAAGGCGAGGGTAGGAGAAAGTGCCAACAGCAATTGCTTATTCTGTCTCAGCCTCGCCCAAGGGAGCCTGGAAGCCAGCCTTCCCACAGAGACCGGGAAATTGGAAGCAGGGGCTGTGGCTGAGGGGGGCCTTGAGAAGAATAGGAGCAGCACCCTCCAGACTCAGGGGCCCTACCAAGGTCCCAACACCGCTTCCAGGGAGGTTAACAAAATGTGCTTTCCCCACTACattcatggagaaaaaaaaagtctgcaaaTCAAGGAGTTTTTATGGTGCGTGGAAGACTGGGCCCCCGAGATTAACGGTGGCAAGGCCGCTGGGAGTCTGAGTGGAGGTGCCAACAGAGGGCTTTCCATCTCTGACTCCTTGACTTCCAAGGCCCTCCTAGTCCTGCCTCCCCTAAAACCTTCACCTTCAAGCAGCTTGGATGTTCTGGGTACGAAGAATAAGAGTGTGACCTGGCAGATGGAAGACAAGATGCCGAGTGTGGAGAAGGATGAGTGTGTGGCTTGTGCACATGCATTGGAAACAGTGGACGGGAAAGGCAAGAAGAGACCCCTTGAGCTGGCCAAGCTGAAGGTCCACACCACACCAGCTTTCCCTGCGGTCCGGACGGCCCCGCTGGCTGATATCGAGCAGTGCTATCTGCGTTGGCCCTTCCTACCCAAGAAAAGCCTGCTATACCCTTCCAGGCTCAGCCCTGTTCACTACCTTGCCACCTTGCAGCTTTTGCAGAAACAGGAAGTGCAAAGGCACAAAGCCAAATTCAGAGCCAAGGAGCTGAGACCACCCAGAAACACTCGGAAGTACGATCTCACAGAGGCCACACAGGAAAACAGACCCCGAATGTTGGAGACCAAAATGTTCTCAAGACCTCTCTTGCCGTCCCTCACA CTCAGGAAGAAGATAAAGTAG
- the C16H16orf46 gene encoding uncharacterized protein C16orf46 homolog isoform X1, which translates to MDLCQESETHLENNENNEIQSTEETELTFICPDGKSEKNHVCSLLNISDITLEDDERATELVMGTGWEEAVRGWGKISPTACMWPRKKLKKARVGESANSNCLFCLSLAQGSLEASLPTETGKLEAGAVAEGGLEKNRSSTLQTQGPYQGPNTASREVNKMCFPHYIHGEKKSLQIKEFLWCVEDWAPEINGGKAAGSLSGGANRGLSISDSLTSKALLVLPPLKPSPSSSLDVLGTKNKSVTWQMEDKMPSVEKDECVACAHALETVDGKGKKRPLELAKLKVHTTPAFPAVRTAPLADIEQCYLRWPFLPKKSLLYPSRLSPVHYLATLQLLQKQEVQRHKAKFRAKELRPPRNTRKYDLTEATQENRPRMLETKMFSRPLLPSLTVSRVVIPISTHRFL; encoded by the exons ATGGATCTCTGTCAGGAAAGTGAGactcatttagaaaataatgaaaataatgaaattcaaaGCACAGAAGAAACTGAACTAACCTTTATTTGTCCAGATGGAAAGAGTGAAAAGAATCATGTGTGTTCTCTTCTCAACATCAGTGATATTACGCTTGAAGACGACGAAAGAGCCACCGAGTTGGTTATGGGCACTGGCTGGGAAGAAGCC GTCCGAGGCTGGGGAAAGATTTCTCCAACTGCCTGCATGTGGCCAAGGAAGAAACTAAAAAAGGCGAGGGTAGGAGAAAGTGCCAACAGCAATTGCTTATTCTGTCTCAGCCTCGCCCAAGGGAGCCTGGAAGCCAGCCTTCCCACAGAGACCGGGAAATTGGAAGCAGGGGCTGTGGCTGAGGGGGGCCTTGAGAAGAATAGGAGCAGCACCCTCCAGACTCAGGGGCCCTACCAAGGTCCCAACACCGCTTCCAGGGAGGTTAACAAAATGTGCTTTCCCCACTACattcatggagaaaaaaaaagtctgcaaaTCAAGGAGTTTTTATGGTGCGTGGAAGACTGGGCCCCCGAGATTAACGGTGGCAAGGCCGCTGGGAGTCTGAGTGGAGGTGCCAACAGAGGGCTTTCCATCTCTGACTCCTTGACTTCCAAGGCCCTCCTAGTCCTGCCTCCCCTAAAACCTTCACCTTCAAGCAGCTTGGATGTTCTGGGTACGAAGAATAAGAGTGTGACCTGGCAGATGGAAGACAAGATGCCGAGTGTGGAGAAGGATGAGTGTGTGGCTTGTGCACATGCATTGGAAACAGTGGACGGGAAAGGCAAGAAGAGACCCCTTGAGCTGGCCAAGCTGAAGGTCCACACCACACCAGCTTTCCCTGCGGTCCGGACGGCCCCGCTGGCTGATATCGAGCAGTGCTATCTGCGTTGGCCCTTCCTACCCAAGAAAAGCCTGCTATACCCTTCCAGGCTCAGCCCTGTTCACTACCTTGCCACCTTGCAGCTTTTGCAGAAACAGGAAGTGCAAAGGCACAAAGCCAAATTCAGAGCCAAGGAGCTGAGACCACCCAGAAACACTCGGAAGTACGATCTCACAGAGGCCACACAGGAAAACAGACCCCGAATGTTGGAGACCAAAATGTTCTCAAGACCTCTCTTGCCGTCCCTCACAGTGAGCAGAGTTGTTATCCCCATTTCCACTCACAGATTCCTCTGA
- the C16H16orf46 gene encoding uncharacterized protein C16orf46 homolog isoform X3 has product MGTGWEEAVRGWGKISPTACMWPRKKLKKARVGESANSNCLFCLSLAQGSLEASLPTETGKLEAGAVAEGGLEKNRSSTLQTQGPYQGPNTASREVNKMCFPHYIHGEKKSLQIKEFLWCVEDWAPEINGGKAAGSLSGGANRGLSISDSLTSKALLVLPPLKPSPSSSLDVLGTKNKSVTWQMEDKMPSVEKDECVACAHALETVDGKGKKRPLELAKLKVHTTPAFPAVRTAPLADIEQCYLRWPFLPKKSLLYPSRLSPVHYLATLQLLQKQEVQRHKAKFRAKELRPPRNTRKYDLTEATQENRPRMLETKMFSRPLLPSLTVSRVVIPISTHRFL; this is encoded by the exons ATGGGCACTGGCTGGGAAGAAGCC GTCCGAGGCTGGGGAAAGATTTCTCCAACTGCCTGCATGTGGCCAAGGAAGAAACTAAAAAAGGCGAGGGTAGGAGAAAGTGCCAACAGCAATTGCTTATTCTGTCTCAGCCTCGCCCAAGGGAGCCTGGAAGCCAGCCTTCCCACAGAGACCGGGAAATTGGAAGCAGGGGCTGTGGCTGAGGGGGGCCTTGAGAAGAATAGGAGCAGCACCCTCCAGACTCAGGGGCCCTACCAAGGTCCCAACACCGCTTCCAGGGAGGTTAACAAAATGTGCTTTCCCCACTACattcatggagaaaaaaaaagtctgcaaaTCAAGGAGTTTTTATGGTGCGTGGAAGACTGGGCCCCCGAGATTAACGGTGGCAAGGCCGCTGGGAGTCTGAGTGGAGGTGCCAACAGAGGGCTTTCCATCTCTGACTCCTTGACTTCCAAGGCCCTCCTAGTCCTGCCTCCCCTAAAACCTTCACCTTCAAGCAGCTTGGATGTTCTGGGTACGAAGAATAAGAGTGTGACCTGGCAGATGGAAGACAAGATGCCGAGTGTGGAGAAGGATGAGTGTGTGGCTTGTGCACATGCATTGGAAACAGTGGACGGGAAAGGCAAGAAGAGACCCCTTGAGCTGGCCAAGCTGAAGGTCCACACCACACCAGCTTTCCCTGCGGTCCGGACGGCCCCGCTGGCTGATATCGAGCAGTGCTATCTGCGTTGGCCCTTCCTACCCAAGAAAAGCCTGCTATACCCTTCCAGGCTCAGCCCTGTTCACTACCTTGCCACCTTGCAGCTTTTGCAGAAACAGGAAGTGCAAAGGCACAAAGCCAAATTCAGAGCCAAGGAGCTGAGACCACCCAGAAACACTCGGAAGTACGATCTCACAGAGGCCACACAGGAAAACAGACCCCGAATGTTGGAGACCAAAATGTTCTCAAGACCTCTCTTGCCGTCCCTCACAGTGAGCAGAGTTGTTATCCCCATTTCCACTCACAGATTCCTCTGA